Part of the Oscillibacter hominis genome is shown below.
TTCGAACTGCAACTGAACAAGTATGAGTTCCACATCTACGCCTACCTCATCCGCACCGAAGACCGGCGCACGTACCAGTGCATCGTCAGCTATCCCACCATCGCGGGTGCGCTGGGCATCTCGGTCAACACGGTGGCGAAGTATGTGCGCACGCTGGAGGAGCGCGGCCTCATCCGCACGGAGCGCACGGAGATCGTGACCAGGGACGGACGCAAGCGCAACGGCTGTCTGCGGTATCACATCCTGCCGATGCAGAATGCGCTCGACCGTCATCACGAACGGCGGCTGGCAGAACTGGAACTCGTCACCGCACAGCAGAAAGCCAACGCAAAAGCTGAAAAGCTGGGCGTTGAGTTCCTCCCGGCGTGCGATGGACAGAGCAGCGCATAAAGCGGAAAATAAACCATTCTGACACCCGCCCCCGGGTAGTTCGACGACTCGCGGCACGAGCCGAGGGTAGTGATAGCACCCCCTCCCAAACGCCCCGCCTTTGCCCCGCACAGGCCGCTGTGTGCGGCGTGCCGGGCGGGGACAGGCGTGGACCAACAAGGCGAATTTGCGCCCCGCTTAGGAGGGTTGTTACCCTTCGGCGATTTGCACGATCACGCTCGTTTTCGTACCTTCAAGGGCGGTCGAAAAAGGTGCGGGATAAAGCGGTGACATCACCGCCGTTCACACCGCCCCGCAACGCGGGTCGGGAGTGCCGAAAAACAGCGGGGTTGTGGGGGTTTTCCTCACGATTTGTTGATTATGACCATGACATCATTTTTTGCCAACGGTTGCCACATTTGGCATTACCACAGGCTCCAACGCTTACAAAACAAAGGGTTCTTCATGCCCCATTGATGACATCATGCCGCGTTTCAAGAATGTTTGGATAACGAATGAAACGGGGTGGAACAGCGTTACCTTCAGGCAGAAACAACTCAAAATAGTTGCGAAAAGTTTCTGGTTTGGGATAGCTATTCTCGCAGAAGTGTGGTAATTGTGTTTGCTGACAAAAAGCACGGAAGGAGATATGAACATGAATCATCAGATCCCAGTGAAGCAGTGCCGCTACTGCGGCGGCGAAGATATCCGGGTCGGCTGGCAGCACGATGAAGCCCTGGTCACTTTCAAGAAGCATGGCTGGATGGGAAACCGTCTGAGACTTTACATCTGCGGCAGATGCGGAGCGATTCTCTACCAGTGCGTGGCAGAGCCGCACAAGTTTCCGCAGGTAAAGTGATGAACAGGCAGCGCAGGAGATGCGATGCCTAATCAATGATAAAACCTTCGGAGGTGAAACCAAATGGCGAAACGAAGACCGTCCGGTGATGGCATGGTACGCAAACGTGACGATGGCCGCTGGGAAGGCCGCATTGTGGTAGGCCACAAGGAAAACGGCGACTCCATCTTCCGCTACGTCTACGCGGACACGCAGAAGGAACTGACGGCAAAGCTCCGCAAACACATTACCGCCTATCAGGGTGCGGACTTGAGTGAGCAAAGCAGCATGACCCTGGTTGAATGGCTGGAGCTATGGCTGGAGGATGTCGCCGGGACCATTCGCCCCAACACGCTGAACCGTTACCGCGGAACGATCAAAAATCATATCAAGCCGCAGCTTGGGCAAAAGGTCATCTCGCAGATCACGCCAAAGGACATTCAAAAATTCTATGACAGACTGCTGACGTGCGGAAACCTAAACAGCGGCGAAGGGCTGTCCAACAACACAGTGCGCGGCATCCACGGCATGCTGCACGAAGCGCTTGACGCGGCAAAACAGGCTCGCCTCATCATACGGAACCCCACCGAGGATGCTATGCCTCCCAAATTCTCGCAGACACCGAAACGCATCCTGACCGATGAACAGTTGGACATCTTCATGGACGCTATCAAAGAAGATGATGTCTGGCACGATTTCTTCTACACGGAGTTGATGACCGGCCTACGCCGGGGCGAGCTCTGCGGTCTCATGTGGGATGACTTCGATGAGGTAGATGGTACATTGCGCATCAGACGCACCGTCCGCCGTGAAAAAGCGACCGGTCTGATCACAGGCGACACAAAGACCTACGCGGGAACGCGCAATATCGTTCTGCCCCCCAGCGTGATAGAACTTCTCAAGGAACGGAAAGAGAAGGCTCTGACCGAATGGATATTCCCAGACCCTATCAGACCGGAACGACCCACTGATCCCGGCACGGCATATAATCGCTTGAAAACTCTGCTGAAACAGGCGGGTTTGCCCAGCATCAGATTTCATGATCTGCGTCATACCTTCGCCACCCACGCCCTTGCCAGCGGGGTCGATATCAAAACCCTGTCCGGCATTCTGGGACATACAAGGACTGCATTCACTCTCGACACCTATGCCCACACCACCGGCGATATGCAGAAGCGTGCTGCGGAGATCGTGGGCAAATTTATGACAGACATCTTCGGAGAGGAGTTGAAGCCATGGGAAGAAAGCGCAAAAGCGGGGATGGCACCGTCCGCCTGAGAAAGGATGGGCGGTGGGAAGGCCGGGTGGTCATCGGCTACGATGACAAAGGCCTCCCAAAAACCAAAAATGTCCTTGCCAAGACCAAGACGGAGTGCGAGGAAAAGCTGAACGCGCTGAAGAACACCATTACACCGCCTACCCCCGCAAAGGTCAAAGCGGATATGCCCTTCGGTGCGTGGGCAGAGCATTGGTACGAGACTCACAGCAAATCTGCCATCCGTCCCAGTACCCAGCGGTACTACGAGGGGATCATCCGGCTGTATGTCAAACCGAAGCTGGGCCATATCCCGCTGAACAAGCTGACTGCCAACGACCTTCAGCAGCTCTACACATGGTTGAAAACAGAAGCTCGTCTGGAACAGGGGGATGGAAACGGCGGTCTTTCCGACAGCCAGGTGCGCGGCTGCCATAGCTTCTGTTCCCGCGCCTTGGAGCAGGCGGTCAAAGAGGGGCTGATCCCACAGAATCCCGCCGCAGGCTGTAAGTTCCCTTCTGTGCAGAGAAAGGAGATGCAGGTGCTGTCCCGCGAAGAGATGCAGCGGTTATTGATCCAAGCGAAGTACGAGGGCTATTACGAAGTGTTCCTGCTGGAGCTTGCCACGGGCCTGCGTTTGGGAGAGCTGATGGCACTCCAGTGGGAGGACCTGAACTTCACCACAGGAGAGCTTCGCGTCAACAAACAAGTGACCCGCACGAAGGACGGTCTGGTGGTCTCAGAGCCAAAGACGAAAGCGGCCGTTCGCACGGTGATCCTGCCTCCCCCTGTCCTGGACGCACTAAAAGAATACAGGAAAACCGTGGATTCCCGCTGGCTGTTCCCATCTCCCAAAATAGACGACCAGCCCATGAGTCCAGGAAATATCAGTCACAAATTGCAGAAGATACTGCGGAACGCTGATTGTAAGCATGTCCGGTTTCATGACCTTCGGCACGTCTTTGCCACCAATGCTTTGAAGCACGGAATGGATATCAAGACCCTGTCCACCGTCATCGGTCATGTATCCTCGGCAACCACGCTGAATGTGTACTCCCATGTCACCGATGAGATGAAGCAGAAAGCCGCGGTCACCATCGACAGAGGCATCGGCAAGGCAGAGCCGCAGTCCATTCAACAGGCCGTGCCGCAAAAAACGATGACGGACTTCCAGCCCGCAAAGGACAAACGGCGAAAAAATAACACAGGCTGTCTGATGCAGCGGAGCGAAAACCGCTGGGAGGGCCGGTACAGGATGGTCATGCCGGACGGCACAAAGAAATACCGCTGCGTCTCCGCAAGGACCGAGGAGGAATGTGAGGCAAAGCTGGCTGAGCTGATCGCCACAGCAAGAGCGGAGATGGCGGCCCAAAAGGAACGGTTGAAAGCGGAAGCCAGGGCAAGCTGAAAAGAATCGCCGCATCGGGATGGGAAACCTCCCGGTGCGGCGATTCTTGCTGTCTGTGGGCAAATATGTGGTCTTGGCAATGGCGCGGATTTTTAAGGGTAATAAATTATCATGAAAATGAGCGTATTTCAAGCTGTTTCAAGCATTTCAAGCCCAGTTAATCCGCTGGTAACAGAGAAGCGTGCATTGGATGCGGTGCCATCAATGAAAACATAATCCACCCCATATTTTTCTGCACACAGCTTGGTCAGTTGAGACAATGCGCCTGGGAGGTTTTGTAAGGCAGTCATTGCATTGTTGCTATTCATAGCCAAACTCAATGATGGCTCAAACTCAGATAAATCCATATGACCAGGAAGCAAGAATAGATTAGTATTATTGGATGACGGAAAGCATTCAATCTCTTTTATGGGCTCAGGTCGGCTTTCAAACGCTACGCGAAGTGCATCCTTGACATTCATATTTTTGGTTTCTTCTCTGGTGTAGTAATCATCGAAATCATCGCCCAAGAAAAGAGCAGACATATTGCACTGTGGATCAGCATCCACTATGAGAACTTTTTTCTCTTTCATTGTGAGCATCCATGCTAAATTAAATGTTGTTAGGGTCTTACTCACGCCACCTTTATGGTTGAATAAAATTACGGTTTTATAGCTCATTATATGCACTCCTATTCTGAGGTTCTTTTGTGATTTGAAGATGTACTGCTTTCTAATAATTGCCTTCACTTTAACCGTTCATATAGCAGCAGTGCTCGTACCAGCTTTTCTACAATGTAGTTGCATTGACCTAATATTCTTCACCAAACTTCGAAACAACTTTTTTATTTAGACAATAAGTAATAGGGTCTTTTTCCATTTTATAGAGGTCGATTCTGTTAGTAGAGCAATAATCTGTTACTTCCCGCTCAAATTCTGGTTGTGCCGCACATCCGAGAATGATGGAGCTTGGTGGGATCATATCAAGCAATGCTCCTTTTTTGTCTGCATTCCATTGATCACCACAAGCTTTTTGATTTCGGATAATTCTCCACTCTTGTTCGTAGCCCCACTCAGGTGATTTTGAAGTGAGGCTTTGAATAAAAAGTTTCATTGTGTCGTTTTCAATACTTTGTGGATTAAGAAAATCAAAACATGTTCTTTTTCCAGAATATATTACCGGAACTGCTGTAAATTTTAGCATATTATTTATTGCCAATAGATCATACTCCACACAAATCCCTCGGTGATTATTTGCATAATGCGCCCACATCAGCAAAGAGTTTTCCGATTCACTAAGACAGGAAACTCCAGTTGTGTCTCTCAATTCATTAAATTGGGCTCGCAGTTCTCGAAGCTGCTGATTCATCGTTGCCCGAAAATTTTTCCACGCATTGCTCCCTGGACGGATTCCTCGATTGTCTGGAAACAATTTTAATGCTTCGTCAAAAACTTTTTTATCATCAATAGAAATGTCACAGTCAAACACATCGTTGAAATTACATGGTGCGGAGTACCACATTTTATTCTTTTTAACAGCATTGACCTTTTCGGGTGTATCACTATAATATTTGTACAATGAGGCAGGCGCACAACATTGATAATAATATCCGATTTCTGCATAAGCATGAGCCTTTTCAACTGGATTCCCTGTCATTGCAGTAAGGATTGCCGTATGTAATGCAATTTTCCATTCATCCTGTTCGTATTCTTTTTCTTGATTTTCCATCGTAACGCCTCACTTCAACCGCTCACATAGCGGCAGCAGCTGTTCCAGCTTTTCTACAATGCGTTTTTGCTCGGCAAGGGGTGGGAGGGGAAATGCTATTTGAGACAATATTTCTATATTAATATTTTTTTGTGCTGTTGAACGAGACAGTTTATCAAGAATCGTTTTATAGCACATTAGTCCGTACATAAAAAACTCATTCGACATAATAGGCTTATAGGCATTAAACCCCACTACACTATCCGGAAAGCAAGAGTCAAAGTCTAAAATTGCAACATCACCGATATTTGCTGCAATAGTAAGGCAAACTGTACCCGATGGCCAGATTCTACTTTGCGCAACACCTTCTTGATTGTACATAGTTGACCAACAAAAAATATGACCATTAGCTCTGGCAACATCTCCAGTTTGAATAAATGGAAATGTCCCATTTATAAACAAATTCGGATCATTTCTTGGCCGTTTTTGAGATCGTCCTCGACTTAATTCGCCAATTTGTTGCAGCCTTACCCACTTCCAGCTCTCCGGAATATCAAAGGGCTTTTCGTCCTCGGTGATTTCGGGCAGGGGCTTTTCCTTTTTGATTTTCTTCTCGGCAATCAGCCGCTGCTTTTCCTGCTGAATCTCGGCAAAGAGTTCCTCTGCCGTACCTTCTTCGGGGCGCTGTTCCACCAGCTTGCCCTGAATGGCGTACTGCAAGAGGGATTTTTTCATATCCTCCGGGAAGCGGCTGTTAAACTGCTCCAGCTTGCTCCATGCCTGCTCGTAGCGATCAATATAGGGCAGCAGTTCCTCGATTTTAGCAATAATCCGCTTTTGCTCAGCAAGGGGTGGGAGGGGAAAACAACACATAGAGAGATAATCTTTGTGTATTCTCTGCTGTCCTGCTGTTCCAGTAAAAGATTTCACTCCATTTTCAATAAAATAGGCAGACTTAAAAAACCATAGCAAAAAATCTCGTGATAGCAAATCATTTACAACCCGAACAATGGATAGTTCAGTTGTACCTGCACCACAGCCGTTTTTCAGATTGCGAAAAACGACGGATTTTCTATTTTGGAAACAAGGCGTTATTTTGGCAATGCCAATATCTCCATCCGCAAAATGAGTGAATCCTTTTTTGATGTCACCCCATTTTTTAATCTCAAAGGAATGGTTGTTACGATAACCATCATCCACCAATGCCATAGGGATAAAAGAAACTTCAAGTTCATCCGATAAATCATTTTTCGGATTTAAGCAGACAATTTTCTGAACCCTCACCCATTTCCAACTCTCTGGAATGTCAAAGGGCTTTTCATCCTCGGTGATTTCGGGCAGGGGCTTTTCCTTTTTGATCTTCTTCTCAGCAATCAGCCGCTGTTTTTCCTGCTGAATCCGGGTAAAAAGTGCCTCCGCTGTCCCTTCTTCGTGGCGCTGCTCCACCAGCTTGCCCTGGATAGCCAACTGCAAAATGCTGTTTTTCAGTTCCTGTGGGGTCATTCAGCGTTCCCTCCCAGCAGGTTGGTGATCTTAGCCAGCACCCGGTCGATTTCCGCATTGAGGGAGGATCGCTGCTCCTCATACCGATGGATCAAATCCATGGGGGCCAGGATTTCTTCCTCCTCATGGGGATAGCCACACTGGTCCAGGTTATAGCCCAGCTCCTCTGTGAGCTGCTGGGCGGTGAACTTCTTCGCCTTGTCAAAGCCGTCCTCGGTGATCTCTTGCCGGTTGTTCCACCACTCTACCACCGGAGCAAAGTGATCCAGCAGCATAGGCTTTGTTTTGGAGAAGTGCTTGTACCCCTCCGACATATCCAGCCGGTAGAACCAGGTCTCCTGGGTGGGGCCGGTTCGGTCAAAGAACAGAATGTTGGTGGTGATGGAGGTATACGGCGAGAATACGCTGCCGGGCATACGGATCACCGTGTGCAGATTGAACTCAGAGAGCAGCTTCTTCTTGATATTCACCTTGGCGTTATCGGTACCGAAGAGGAACCCGTCCGGCAGGATCACTGCCGCCCGGCCATTCTCTTTCAGGCGGTACATAATGACCGACATGAAAAGGTCCGCCGTCTCACTGCTGGCCAGATCCGCAGGAAAGTGATTTTTTACCTCAGCTTTTTCGCTGCCGCCATAGGGAGGATTCATCAGCACCACATCAAACTGGTCCCGCTGGGTGTAGTCCAGCACATCCCGGAGCAGGGCATTGTCGTGGTACACTCTGGGCACATCCAAGCCATGGAGCAGCAGATTGGTGATACAAAGCATATAAGGGAACTGCTTCTTCTCGATGCCGTAGATGGAGCCGCCGTACTTTTTGGCGTCGGTAGTGCTCTTTACCTGCTTTTGCAGTTCTTTCAGCCAACTGATAAGAAAACCTCCGGTGCCGCAGGCAAAGTCGGCCATCTGCTCTCCAATCTGCGGACGAATCATCTGGGCCATAAAGTCGGTGACCGCTCGGGGGGTGTAGAACTCACCGGCAGAACCGGCGCTTTGCAGTTCCTTTAGAATGGTCTCATAGATCTCACCAAAGGCGTGGCTCTCCTCGTAGTCGCTGAAATCCAACTCGTCGATCACATTCAGGACCTGCCGCAACAGAACGCCGTCCTTCATGTACTGATTGGCATCGGCAAAGGTGGTCTGAACGATGGCTTTTCGGATGGGCGTGTCCGCATCCACCTCGATGCCTTCCACCAGAATTGTCCCGTTGGAGTCCTTCACATCTTTTCCCTTAAGGACAGGAAAGAGGGTGTTATTGACAAAGTCCAACAGGTTGTCGCCGGTCATGGCATTGCCGGATTTATCGTCATGGGCCCAGTTAGCCCAGCGGCATGGTTCCGGGATGATGGACTGATAGTCCTCCTCATCCCACTCCCAGTCCTGTTCCTTGGCGTCATATACTTTCAAGAACAGCATCCAGGCAATCTGCTCAATGCGCTGGGCATCACCGTTGATGCCCGCGTCATTGCGCATAATGTCCCGCAGCCGCTTTACAAATCCAGATAAGTTGCTCATTGTGGTGTTCCCTCTCTACCGTCCATAAGTTTCAAACATATATTGCGCCCGTTCCTCTGTGAACTTCCATTCCTCGGGAATACGGTCTATGGTGCCGCTACCAGCCGCGCGCGGTCCCCATTTATGATATTCATACAGAATGGTTTCACCCCGCCCTCCGGCAGAAGCAGTCATCACTTCCGCAATCTCAGCGGGAGAGGCCAAATACATCCGGGGCATTTCATTTTCTGCGGTTCCCTGAAATTGAACCAGACAGAAAATGGTCTTTTTGTGATGGCCGTCCAGCCACTTTTGGATGGCCTCATGATAGTCATAGCCTTTTTTATAGTTCTGGGTTAAACCCCATCCGCCGTCCTGGCTGCCTTTCACCGAGATTTTCAGCATTTTCTCTCCGGAGGCGGCAATCAGA
Proteins encoded:
- a CDS encoding restriction endonuclease subunit S; this encodes MTPQELKNSILQLAIQGKLVEQRHEEGTAEALFTRIQQEKQRLIAEKKIKKEKPLPEITEDEKPFDIPESWKWVRVQKIVCLNPKNDLSDELEVSFIPMALVDDGYRNNHSFEIKKWGDIKKGFTHFADGDIGIAKITPCFQNRKSVVFRNLKNGCGAGTTELSIVRVVNDLLSRDFLLWFFKSAYFIENGVKSFTGTAGQQRIHKDYLSMCCFPLPPLAEQKRIIAKIEELLPYIDRYEQAWSKLEQFNSRFPEDMKKSLLQYAIQGKLVEQRPEEGTAEELFAEIQQEKQRLIAEKKIKKEKPLPEITEDEKPFDIPESWKWVRLQQIGELSRGRSQKRPRNDPNLFINGTFPFIQTGDVARANGHIFCWSTMYNQEGVAQSRIWPSGTVCLTIAANIGDVAILDFDSCFPDSVVGFNAYKPIMSNEFFMYGLMCYKTILDKLSRSTAQKNINIEILSQIAFPLPPLAEQKRIVEKLEQLLPLCERLK
- a CDS encoding class I SAM-dependent DNA methyltransferase, which produces MSNLSGFVKRLRDIMRNDAGINGDAQRIEQIAWMLFLKVYDAKEQDWEWDEEDYQSIIPEPCRWANWAHDDKSGNAMTGDNLLDFVNNTLFPVLKGKDVKDSNGTILVEGIEVDADTPIRKAIVQTTFADANQYMKDGVLLRQVLNVIDELDFSDYEESHAFGEIYETILKELQSAGSAGEFYTPRAVTDFMAQMIRPQIGEQMADFACGTGGFLISWLKELQKQVKSTTDAKKYGGSIYGIEKKQFPYMLCITNLLLHGLDVPRVYHDNALLRDVLDYTQRDQFDVVLMNPPYGGSEKAEVKNHFPADLASSETADLFMSVIMYRLKENGRAAVILPDGFLFGTDNAKVNIKKKLLSEFNLHTVIRMPGSVFSPYTSITTNILFFDRTGPTQETWFYRLDMSEGYKHFSKTKPMLLDHFAPVVEWWNNRQEITEDGFDKAKKFTAQQLTEELGYNLDQCGYPHEEEEILAPMDLIHRYEEQRSSLNAEIDRVLAKITNLLGGNAE
- a CDS encoding tyrosine-type recombinase/integrase, whose translation is MAKRRPSGDGMVRKRDDGRWEGRIVVGHKENGDSIFRYVYADTQKELTAKLRKHITAYQGADLSEQSSMTLVEWLELWLEDVAGTIRPNTLNRYRGTIKNHIKPQLGQKVISQITPKDIQKFYDRLLTCGNLNSGEGLSNNTVRGIHGMLHEALDAAKQARLIIRNPTEDAMPPKFSQTPKRILTDEQLDIFMDAIKEDDVWHDFFYTELMTGLRRGELCGLMWDDFDEVDGTLRIRRTVRREKATGLITGDTKTYAGTRNIVLPPSVIELLKERKEKALTEWIFPDPIRPERPTDPGTAYNRLKTLLKQAGLPSIRFHDLRHTFATHALASGVDIKTLSGILGHTRTAFTLDTYAHTTGDMQKRAAEIVGKFMTDIFGEELKPWEESAKAGMAPSA
- a CDS encoding DUF2971 domain-containing protein; this translates as MENQEKEYEQDEWKIALHTAILTAMTGNPVEKAHAYAEIGYYYQCCAPASLYKYYSDTPEKVNAVKKNKMWYSAPCNFNDVFDCDISIDDKKVFDEALKLFPDNRGIRPGSNAWKNFRATMNQQLRELRAQFNELRDTTGVSCLSESENSLLMWAHYANNHRGICVEYDLLAINNMLKFTAVPVIYSGKRTCFDFLNPQSIENDTMKLFIQSLTSKSPEWGYEQEWRIIRNQKACGDQWNADKKGALLDMIPPSSIILGCAAQPEFEREVTDYCSTNRIDLYKMEKDPITYCLNKKVVSKFGEEY
- a CDS encoding ParA family protein — encoded protein: MSYKTVILFNHKGGVSKTLTTFNLAWMLTMKEKKVLIVDADPQCNMSALFLGDDFDDYYTREETKNMNVKDALRVAFESRPEPIKEIECFPSSNNTNLFLLPGHMDLSEFEPSLSLAMNSNNAMTALQNLPGALSQLTKLCAEKYGVDYVFIDGTASNARFSVTSGLTGLEMLETA
- a CDS encoding helix-turn-helix domain-containing protein is translated as MMLTSQYEQNMKQKNFFLLPNAIFELQLNKYEFHIYAYLIRTEDRRTYQCIVSYPTIAGALGISVNTVAKYVRTLEERGLIRTERTEIVTRDGRKRNGCLRYHILPMQNALDRHHERRLAELELVTAQQKANAKAEKLGVEFLPACDGQSSA
- a CDS encoding tyrosine-type recombinase/integrase, which translates into the protein MGRKRKSGDGTVRLRKDGRWEGRVVIGYDDKGLPKTKNVLAKTKTECEEKLNALKNTITPPTPAKVKADMPFGAWAEHWYETHSKSAIRPSTQRYYEGIIRLYVKPKLGHIPLNKLTANDLQQLYTWLKTEARLEQGDGNGGLSDSQVRGCHSFCSRALEQAVKEGLIPQNPAAGCKFPSVQRKEMQVLSREEMQRLLIQAKYEGYYEVFLLELATGLRLGELMALQWEDLNFTTGELRVNKQVTRTKDGLVVSEPKTKAAVRTVILPPPVLDALKEYRKTVDSRWLFPSPKIDDQPMSPGNISHKLQKILRNADCKHVRFHDLRHVFATNALKHGMDIKTLSTVIGHVSSATTLNVYSHVTDEMKQKAAVTIDRGIGKAEPQSIQQAVPQKTMTDFQPAKDKRRKNNTGCLMQRSENRWEGRYRMVMPDGTKKYRCVSARTEEECEAKLAELIATARAEMAAQKERLKAEARAS